The following are encoded together in the Chaetodon auriga isolate fChaAug3 chromosome 4, fChaAug3.hap1, whole genome shotgun sequence genome:
- the gucy1b1 gene encoding guanylate cyclase soluble subunit beta-1, translating into MYGFVNHALELLVLRNYGPEVWEDIKREAQLDIEGQFLVRIIYEDAKTYDLVAAASKVLKIDAGDILQLFGKMFFEFCQESGYDTILRVLGSNVREFLQNLDALHDHLGTIYPGMRAPSFRCTDAEKGNNLILHYYSEREGLQDIVIGIIKTVAQQIHGTEIEMKMIQPKNEECDHIKFLIEEKDSEEEAFYEDLDGFEENGTQETRISPYTFCKAFPFHLMFDKHLMLTQCGNAIYRVLPQLQPGTCILPSVFSLVRPHIDFSFHGILSHINTVFVLRSKEGLLNVETVENEDELTGVEISCLRLKGQMIYLPEAENILFLCSPSVMNLDDLTRRGLYLSDIPLHDATRDLVLLGEQFREEYKLTQELEILTDRLQHTLRALEDEKKKTDRLLYSVLPPSVANELRHKRPVPAKRYDNVTILFSGIVGFNAFCSKHASAEGAIKIVNLLNDVYTRFDILTDSRNNPYVYKVETVGDKYMTVSGLPEPCTHHAKSICHLALDMLEIAGQVKVDDEPVQITIGIHTGEVVTGVIGQRMPRYCLFGNTVNLTSRTETTGEKGRINVSEYTYRCLQSAENADPQFNLEYRGPVTMKGKKEPMKVWFLSRKPTDAESTAAKA; encoded by the exons ATG TACGGCTTCGTGAATCACGCCTTGGAGCTGCTCGTTTTGAGGAATTACGGCCCGGAAGTTTGGGAAGACATCAA GAGGGAGGCTCAGCTCGACATCGAGGGTCAGTTCCTGGTTAGAATCATATACGAAGATGCCAAAACATACGATCTGGTCGCTGCTGCAAGTAAAGTTCTCA AGATCGACGCTGGAGACATCTTGCAGCTttttgggaaaatgttttttgagtTTTGCCAGGAGTCGGGATACGACACCATACTGCGAGTGTTAGGATCGAATGTTCGAGAGTTCCTGCAG AATCTGGACGCCCTGCACGACCACCTGGGGACCATCTATCCCGGGATGAGGGCGCCCTCGTTCCGCTGCACCGACGCCGAGAAGGGGAACAATCTGATTCTTCACTACTACTCGGAGAGAGAAGGCCTGCAGGACATCGTGATCGGCATCATTAAAACGGTCGCCCAGCAGATCCACGGCACAGAGATCGAGATGAAG ATGATCCAACCGAAGAACGAGGAGTGCGACCACATCAAGTTCCTGATCGAGGAGAAGGACTCGGAGGAGGAGGCGTTCTACGAGGACCTGGACGGCTTCGAGGAGAACGGCACGCAGGAGACCCGCATCAGTCCGTACACGTTCTGCAAGGCCTTCCCGTTCCACCTCATGTTCGACAAACACCTGATGCTCACGCAGTGCGGGAACGCCATCTATCGCGTCCTGCCTCAG CTCCAGCCCGGTACGTGCATCCTCCCCTCGGTCTTCTCTCTGGTCCGGCCTCACATCGACTTCAGCTTTCACGGCATCCTCTCCCACATCAACACCGTCTTCGTCCTGCGAAGCAAG GAGGGCCTGCTGAATGTGGAGACCGTGGAGAACGAGGACGAGCTGACGGGGGTGGAGATCAGCTGTCTCAGGCTGAAAGGACAGATGATTTACTTGCCCGAGGCGGAGAACATCCTTTTCCTTTGCTCACCCAG CGTCATGAACCTGGACGACCTCACGCGAAGGGGACTGTACCTGAGCGACATCCCGCTGCACGACGCCACGCGTGACCTGGTGCTGCTGGGCGAGCAGTTTCGTGAGGAGTACAAACTGACTCAGGAGCTGGAAATCTTGACGGATCgtctgcagcacacactgcGGGCCCTGGAggacgagaagaagaagacagacag GTTGCTCTACTCCGTTCTGCCGCCATCCGTCGCCAACGAGCTGCGGCACAAGCGGCCGGTCCCCGCCAAACGCTACGACAACGTGACCATCCTCTTCAGCGGCATCGTGGGATTCAACGCCTTCTGCAGCAAGCACGCCTCGGCCGAGGGCGCCATCAAGATCGTCAACCTGCTCAATGATGTTTACACGCGCTTTGACATCCTGACGGACTCCCGGAACAACCCTTATGTATATAAG GTGGAAACGGTGGGCGATAAGTACATGACGGTGAGCGGCCTGCCGGAGCCGTGCACGCACCACGCCAAGTCCATCTGCCACCTCGCTCTGGACATGCTGGAGATCGCCGGACAGGTCAAAGTGGACGACGAGCCCGTGCAG ATCACGATCGGGATCCACACTGGAGAAGTGGTGACCGGGGTGATCGGTCAGAGGATGCCCAGATACTGTCTTTTTGGAAACACGGTCAACCTCACGAGTCGAACAGAGACTACGGGTGAAAAGGGGAGAATAAACGTCTCAGAGTATACGTACAG GTGTCTGCAGTCTGCCGAGAACGCGGACCCTCAGTTTAATCTGGAGTATCGGGGCCCCGTCACCatgaagggaaagaaggagcCGATGAAGGTGTGGTTCCTGTCCAGGAAGCCGACGGACGCAGAGTCCACCGCGGCTAAAGCTTAA